From the genome of Bacteroidota bacterium:
AACAATCGTATTTTTTTGGACTTTAGCACAGTTTTGAAACACACCGACTTTTGTCGTTACAGTTTCAATGGTATCAACATTATACCGTAATGAACCGACACTCCATGTTTTGCCAATTGAGAGGGGAAACGGAAACGTCTTGCTTTCATATCCAGACAAATTAAACCTGAGTGTATCGTTATTTTCATAGACAATATTCGAATCGATCACTGTTCCATATTTCTCGATCCATAAAGCGCCTACTGTTCCATTGTTAGCAACACCCATATCTGCTACGGAGAAACCAGTGGTATCGGTGTAATTACTAAGCCCCGTATCTATTCGCTCATACTTCCAGGAAGATCCTACTGTGAGCGGGAAGTAGTTTGAAATATTCAATGTTTGCTTCAGTGTGCACCGAATCGCAGGAATGACATTTGACCGGACTTGTGCGGCGGTGATGTAATCTGAAAAATACATTTTCTTAAATTCAACCGCGTGAATGTCTTCCGTTACACTATCAATAAGTGCCGGTGTTACTTTTCCTGTGAACAGACTATCAATATATATTTTAGCTCCGGCAGGATATGTTTCGCAATATATTTTTCCATAGACAATGATTTTATTGTCCGTTTCGCGAGAAATGTACACAATGGATTCTTCTTTTTCACATCCAAGGATTGAAATGATGATACTTAAAAAGAGATATCGCAAGACGTGATTCATATAATAAGATCTTAATGATTTATTTTTTTCTATTTGCCGTTCTATATTTACGTATATCGTTATAGACATCTTTTGATGTTTTCCCAATGTAATATTTCAAATCAGTCAGATTATGATTCACCTGAAGCGTGTCGTATTCCCAATCGGAAAGTCCAAATTCCGCAGTATAACTGCGATGCTGTAATTGTAATTGTTCACTTTCTTCTTTTGTTTCAACTTGAAAATAGTAAGATCGTTTTACTAACTTTTGGCCATGCACTGCCTTCAATGAAAACTTTCCCTGATTATCTGTCGTCATTGTTACATTGTCTTTTCCATATTTCATAATTGCATCGAAACTGATGGATACATTTGTTGCAG
Proteins encoded in this window:
- a CDS encoding PEGA domain-containing protein; this translates as MNHVLRYLFLSIIISILGCEKEESIVYISRETDNKIIVYGKIYCETYPAGAKIYIDSLFTGKVTPALIDSVTEDIHAVEFKKMYFSDYITAAQVRSNVIPAIRCTLKQTLNISNYFPLTVGSSWKYERIDTGLSNYTDTTGFSVADMGVANNGTVGALWIEKYGTVIDSNIVYENNDTLRFNLSGYESKTFPFPLSIGKTWSVGSLRYNVDTIETVTTKVGVFQNCAKVQKNTIVPNTYGHPTYWIHPDVGIVKVYDYDFVERRYQVWNLKSYFIAQK